In a genomic window of Aeromonas veronii:
- a CDS encoding electron transfer flavoprotein-ubiquinone oxidoreductase, whose amino-acid sequence MEREAMEFDVVIVGGGPAGLSAAIALKQQDATLSVCLLEKGAEIGAHLLSGALFDPVALQELLPDGWQQAPLGVPVSDDQVHLLQSEQRSLQLPAWAVPPRMHNQGCHVVSLGNLCRWLGQQAEKLGVEIYPGFTASELIMEAGRVKGVITGDLGLDRAGNPKADHVPGMALLGRYTLFAEGARGHLGKQLIAEFNLENPAQPQHYAIGFKELWQLPAGRGKAGQVLHGSGWPLGKQGGGNSHGGFYLYHMEGDQVAVGLIVDLNYQNPWLSPFDEFQRLKHHPLIAGALQGGERISYGARAITKGGWHALPRMHFPGGLLIGCDAGTLDFSRIKGIHTAMKSGMLAAKTVAMALRGGDEGGRDLTQYGDELQQSWLARELKAARNFGAALHRYGPWLGGAFNWLEQRLFGANSPFKLLDKAHDYRQLRVASRCEPIHYPKPDGKLSFDKLSSVYLANTSHDEDQPCHLKLQDERIPVEVNLPTWAEPAQRYCPAGVFEVLEMEAAAKLQINAANCIHCKTCDIKDPSQNIIWTPPQGGSGPNYPNM is encoded by the coding sequence ATGGAACGGGAAGCAATGGAATTTGATGTCGTCATCGTCGGCGGCGGTCCGGCGGGGCTCAGTGCAGCCATCGCCCTGAAACAGCAGGATGCCACTCTCTCTGTCTGTCTGCTGGAGAAGGGGGCCGAAATTGGCGCCCATCTGCTCTCCGGCGCCCTGTTTGACCCCGTCGCCTTGCAAGAGCTGCTGCCGGATGGCTGGCAGCAAGCGCCGCTCGGCGTGCCGGTCAGCGACGATCAGGTGCATCTGCTGCAAAGCGAGCAACGCTCCCTGCAACTGCCCGCCTGGGCCGTGCCGCCCCGGATGCACAATCAGGGTTGCCATGTGGTCAGTCTGGGCAATCTCTGCCGCTGGCTCGGCCAGCAGGCGGAAAAACTGGGAGTCGAAATATACCCGGGGTTTACCGCCAGCGAACTTATCATGGAGGCGGGCCGGGTCAAGGGAGTCATCACCGGCGATCTGGGGCTGGATCGGGCAGGCAACCCAAAAGCAGATCATGTGCCCGGCATGGCGCTGCTCGGCCGCTACACCCTCTTTGCCGAAGGGGCCCGAGGCCATCTCGGCAAGCAGCTGATCGCCGAGTTCAATCTGGAAAACCCCGCCCAACCCCAACACTACGCCATCGGCTTCAAAGAGTTGTGGCAACTGCCAGCAGGTAGGGGCAAGGCGGGACAGGTACTGCACGGCAGTGGCTGGCCCCTCGGCAAGCAGGGTGGTGGCAATAGCCACGGCGGTTTCTATCTCTATCACATGGAGGGGGATCAGGTCGCGGTCGGGCTGATTGTCGATCTCAACTACCAGAATCCCTGGCTCAGCCCGTTTGACGAATTCCAGCGCCTCAAGCATCACCCGCTTATCGCCGGCGCGTTGCAAGGGGGCGAACGCATCAGCTATGGCGCCCGCGCCATCACCAAGGGAGGCTGGCACGCCCTGCCCCGCATGCACTTTCCGGGCGGCCTGCTGATCGGTTGTGATGCCGGCACCCTCGACTTCTCACGTATCAAGGGGATCCACACCGCCATGAAATCGGGGATGCTGGCGGCAAAAACCGTCGCGATGGCGTTGCGTGGCGGCGATGAGGGGGGACGGGATCTGACCCAGTATGGTGACGAGCTACAACAGAGCTGGCTGGCCCGCGAGCTCAAGGCGGCGCGCAACTTCGGCGCGGCGCTTCACCGCTATGGTCCCTGGTTGGGCGGTGCCTTCAACTGGCTGGAGCAGCGGCTGTTTGGCGCAAACTCGCCCTTCAAGCTGCTCGATAAGGCTCACGACTACCGTCAGCTGCGCGTGGCCAGCCGCTGCGAGCCCATCCATTATCCCAAACCCGATGGCAAGCTGAGCTTTGACAAGCTCTCGTCTGTGTATCTGGCCAACACCAGTCACGACGAGGATCAGCCTTGCCACCTCAAGCTGCAGGACGAGCGCATTCCGGTCGAGGTCAATCTGCCCACCTGGGCCGAACCCGCCCAACGCTACTGCCCAGCCGGGGTGTTTGAAGTACTGGAAATGGAAGCCGCGGCCAAACTGCAGATCAATGCCGCCAACTGCATCCACTGCAAGACCTGTGACATTAAAGATCCCAGTCAAAATATCATCTGGACACCGCCACAGGGGGGCTCGGGGCCCAACTATCCCAATATGTGA
- a CDS encoding FAD-binding protein, whose protein sequence is MSVLIIAEHHQGHLADNVAQLATAAGSIGGQVDLLLLGQGLTEAGEQAAALGGVDKVLLAEHPLLADGLLDGVDKLLASWCEGYSHCLMAASAMGKALLPQVAARLGVEMLSEVTAIESSDTFLRPIYAGNAIARVASSAPVKVMTVRATAFAKAATGGQALIEHLAVPEFAGRTRLVERRAVRSSRPELTAARVVVSGGRALGSKAQFALIEALADKLGGAVGASRAAVDAGYVANDLQVGQTGKVVAPELYIAVGISGAIQHLAGMKESKVIVAINKDSDAPIFQVADYGLVGDLFTLLPELTAKL, encoded by the coding sequence ATGAGCGTGCTGATCATTGCCGAACATCATCAGGGCCATCTGGCCGACAACGTGGCACAACTGGCGACCGCCGCCGGATCCATCGGCGGTCAGGTCGATCTGCTGTTGCTGGGTCAGGGGCTCACCGAGGCGGGTGAACAGGCTGCAGCTCTCGGCGGCGTTGACAAGGTTCTGCTTGCCGAGCATCCCCTGCTGGCCGACGGACTGCTGGATGGGGTGGACAAGCTGCTGGCCAGCTGGTGCGAAGGTTACAGCCACTGCCTGATGGCGGCGAGTGCCATGGGCAAGGCGCTGCTGCCACAGGTGGCGGCTCGGCTCGGGGTGGAGATGCTCTCCGAGGTGACGGCTATCGAGAGCAGCGATACCTTTCTGCGCCCCATCTATGCGGGCAATGCCATCGCCAGAGTGGCGAGCTCGGCGCCCGTCAAGGTGATGACCGTGCGGGCCACCGCCTTTGCCAAGGCGGCGACGGGCGGACAGGCTCTCATCGAGCACTTGGCTGTGCCCGAATTCGCTGGTCGTACCCGGCTGGTCGAGCGCCGCGCGGTGCGCTCCAGCAGGCCCGAACTGACCGCCGCCCGGGTGGTTGTCTCCGGTGGCCGGGCACTGGGGTCCAAGGCGCAGTTTGCCCTGATTGAGGCGCTGGCCGACAAGCTGGGGGGCGCGGTGGGGGCATCGCGAGCCGCCGTTGATGCGGGATATGTCGCCAACGATCTGCAGGTGGGGCAGACCGGCAAAGTGGTGGCGCCGGAACTCTATATCGCGGTCGGTATTTCGGGCGCCATCCAGCATCTGGCGGGGATGAAGGAGTCGAAGGTGATCGTGGCCATCAACAAGGACAGCGACGCCCCCATCTTTCAGGTGGCGGACTACGGGCTGGTGGGAGATCTCTTCACCCTGCTGCCGGAGCTCACCGCCAAACTGTAA
- a CDS encoding electron transfer flavoprotein subunit beta/FixA family protein, translating into MKLLVAIKRVVDYNVKIRVKGDGSDVELANVKMGINPFCEIAVEEGVRLREAGVASELVVVTFGPDAAAEQLRHALALGADRARHYVTDETLAPLNVARALHKVCEQEQPDLVLLGKQSIDSDNNQVAQMLAALNEWPLATCASALKVEAGELLVTREIDGGLETLGMPLPAVVSADLRLNEPRFASLPNIMKAKRKPLDSAPFSTLAVEVANQTRLLGVMAPPARSAGIKVGSVDDLVDKLKHEAKVLP; encoded by the coding sequence ATGAAGCTGCTGGTCGCAATCAAACGGGTAGTCGACTACAACGTCAAGATCCGGGTGAAGGGAGACGGCTCCGACGTGGAGCTCGCCAATGTGAAGATGGGGATCAACCCCTTTTGTGAAATTGCGGTGGAGGAGGGGGTCAGGCTGCGGGAAGCCGGGGTCGCCAGCGAGCTGGTGGTGGTGACCTTTGGCCCGGACGCGGCGGCCGAGCAGCTGCGCCATGCGCTGGCGCTGGGGGCGGATCGGGCGCGCCACTATGTCACTGACGAGACGCTCGCACCGCTGAATGTTGCCCGTGCCTTGCACAAGGTGTGTGAGCAGGAGCAGCCGGATCTGGTGCTGCTCGGCAAGCAGTCCATCGATTCAGACAACAATCAGGTGGCCCAGATGCTGGCTGCCCTCAATGAGTGGCCGCTGGCGACCTGCGCGTCAGCCCTCAAGGTGGAAGCGGGAGAACTGCTGGTGACTCGCGAAATCGACGGTGGCCTCGAGACCCTGGGCATGCCGTTGCCTGCGGTGGTGAGCGCCGATCTGCGTTTGAATGAACCGCGCTTTGCCTCGCTGCCCAACATCATGAAGGCCAAGCGCAAGCCGCTTGATAGCGCTCCGTTCTCGACACTCGCCGTTGAGGTGGCCAACCAGACCCGTTTGCTCGGGGTGATGGCGCCGCCAGCCCGCAGCGCCGGGATCAAGGTGGGCTCGGTGGACGATCTGGTGGACAAACTCAAACACGAAGCGAAGGTGCTGCCATGA
- the corA gene encoding magnesium/cobalt transporter CorA: MITAYILNNKVLDIVTLGPDDTVPDNTVWLDAYKPDTAEREWLTGLFLEEVPDKEELDDIEASARFYWDTDGLHIHSLFPQRIGRDTKGVHVSFTLRNNLLISIREDDIGLVRLLRHYMRQDRLEVEDALDILLEVQNLKVEYLSDLIEDGYKTLENTADQIFEPDQINPMLKELMAQEEANGQIRLSLHDTRRALRFLKRSLRQRMSLEQNKWIDEMLHDVESLLPHTQFLFDKINFQLEASMGVTNLEQNKVIKIFSVAAVIFLPPTLIASIYGMNFGRMPELAWEYGYPMSLVLMVMSSLGTGLFFKRKGWL; the protein is encoded by the coding sequence ATGATCACCGCCTACATTCTCAATAACAAGGTGCTGGACATAGTCACGCTCGGGCCTGACGACACAGTACCTGACAACACGGTCTGGCTGGATGCCTACAAGCCGGATACGGCAGAGCGAGAATGGTTGACGGGCCTGTTCCTGGAAGAGGTCCCCGACAAGGAAGAGCTCGACGACATCGAAGCATCCGCCCGTTTTTACTGGGATACCGATGGTCTGCACATTCACTCCCTGTTTCCCCAGCGGATCGGTCGTGACACCAAGGGTGTCCACGTCTCCTTTACCCTGCGCAACAACCTGCTGATCAGTATTCGTGAAGATGACATCGGGCTGGTTCGCCTGCTGCGCCACTATATGCGCCAGGATCGGCTGGAGGTGGAGGATGCCCTCGACATCCTGCTGGAGGTGCAAAACCTCAAGGTTGAGTACCTCTCCGATCTTATCGAAGATGGTTACAAGACCTTGGAAAACACCGCCGATCAGATCTTCGAGCCGGATCAGATCAACCCCATGCTCAAGGAGTTGATGGCTCAGGAAGAGGCCAACGGTCAGATCCGTCTCTCCCTGCACGATACCCGCCGCGCCTTGCGCTTCCTCAAGCGCAGCCTGCGCCAGCGCATGAGCCTGGAGCAGAACAAGTGGATCGATGAGATGCTGCACGACGTGGAGTCTCTCTTGCCCCACACCCAGTTCCTGTTCGACAAGATCAACTTCCAGCTGGAGGCCTCCATGGGGGTGACCAATCTGGAGCAGAACAAGGTGATCAAGATCTTCTCGGTAGCCGCGGTCATCTTCCTGCCGCCGACCCTGATCGCCAGTATCTACGGCATGAACTTCGGCCGCATGCCGGAGCTCGCCTGGGAGTATGGTTATCCCATGTCGCTGGTGCTGATGGTGATGTCATCGCTCGGCACCGGCCTCTTCTTCAAGCGCAAAGGCTGGCTGTAA
- the serC gene encoding 3-phosphoserine/phosphohydroxythreonine transaminase, translating to MSKQIYNFCAGPAMLPVEVMERAQREFCNFQGLGASVMELSHRGKPYMAVAEKAEADLRSLLAVPDNYKVLFMHGGGRGQFSAVPMNLLGGANKKADFLLTGVWSQSAVDEAKKYGDIQTFQGVAKNGQGISHLLPTPAFRADAAYVHYCPNETIDGIEMFDIPATGEVPLVADLSSTILSRPLDVSRFGIIYAGAQKNIGPSGLAIAIVRDDLLDQARADVPSIFDYKLTAKNDSMFNTPPTYAWYLAGLVFEWLKEQGGLEAMEARNKEKADFLYDYLDQSSFYGNQVDVSCRSRMNIPFQLKNAELDKQFLAESEAAGLLALKGHRIVGGMRASVYNAMPLEGVKALVSFMDGFAKRNG from the coding sequence ATGAGCAAACAGATTTACAACTTCTGCGCCGGCCCCGCCATGCTGCCGGTTGAAGTCATGGAGCGCGCCCAGCGCGAATTTTGTAATTTTCAGGGGCTGGGAGCCTCGGTCATGGAGCTTTCCCATCGTGGCAAGCCCTACATGGCGGTGGCCGAGAAGGCTGAAGCGGATCTGCGCTCCCTGCTGGCGGTGCCGGATAACTACAAGGTGCTGTTTATGCATGGTGGTGGTCGCGGCCAGTTCTCCGCCGTGCCCATGAACCTGCTGGGCGGCGCCAACAAGAAGGCGGACTTCCTGCTGACCGGCGTCTGGTCCCAGAGCGCTGTGGATGAAGCCAAAAAGTATGGCGATATCCAGACCTTCCAGGGGGTTGCCAAGAACGGGCAGGGGATCTCTCACCTGCTGCCGACCCCGGCGTTTCGCGCCGATGCGGCCTATGTGCACTACTGCCCGAACGAAACCATCGACGGCATCGAGATGTTCGACATCCCGGCCACCGGCGAGGTGCCGCTGGTGGCGGATCTCTCCTCCACCATTCTCTCCCGTCCTCTCGACGTGAGCCGCTTTGGCATCATCTATGCCGGTGCCCAGAAGAATATCGGGCCGTCCGGGCTTGCCATCGCCATCGTGCGCGATGATCTGCTGGATCAGGCGAGAGCCGATGTGCCCTCGATTTTCGATTACAAACTCACCGCCAAGAACGACTCCATGTTCAACACGCCGCCCACCTACGCCTGGTATCTGGCCGGTCTGGTGTTCGAGTGGCTGAAAGAACAGGGTGGCCTCGAGGCGATGGAAGCGCGCAACAAGGAGAAGGCCGACTTCCTGTATGACTATCTCGATCAGTCGAGCTTCTATGGCAATCAGGTGGATGTCAGCTGCCGTTCGCGGATGAACATCCCGTTCCAGCTGAAAAATGCCGAGCTGGACAAGCAGTTCCTGGCCGAATCGGAAGCCGCTGGCCTGCTGGCCCTCAAAGGACACCGCATTGTCGGCGGCATGCGCGCCAGCGTCTATAACGCCATGCCGCTGGAGGGGGTGAAGGCCCTGGTCAGCTTTATGGATGGCTTTGCCAAGCGTAACGGCTGA